A window of the Lolium perenne isolate Kyuss_39 chromosome 7, Kyuss_2.0, whole genome shotgun sequence genome harbors these coding sequences:
- the LOC127323765 gene encoding uncharacterized protein gives MLSTTSHHSSRQQHAFDKSSPNHHHAAARKKGSIDRKLQLQAMSHASKYLQRMLIYPPGLVGGGVRRSGSGLSLSSLSLSQNSSDSSLSSSNSSSWEPKVPLLYGGTFSPWGDVLVSLDRRRGEDDDDDDKVSGRDVEGEEFECGSEPGSLHRCSWITKNSDEAYVQFHDESWGVPVYNDNQLFELLALSGMLIDHNWTEILKRRDMYMEAFAKFDPNVVAKMDENDIAALSANKELKLAECRVRCVIENAKCIRKVAKEFGSFSGYIWGHMNHRPMVGKYRHHKYIPLRTPKSEAVSKDLIRRGFRLVGPVIVYNFMQASGMVIDHLVGCFRFSECVRLAERSWGITNVAT, from the exons ATGCTGAGCACCACATCACACCACAGCAGCAGGCAGCAGCACGCGTTCGACAAAAGCAGCCCAAACCACCACCATGCAGCGGCCAGGAAGAAGGGCAGCATAGACAGGAAGCTGCAGCTGCAGGCGATGAGCCACGCGAGCAAGTATCTGCAGAGAATGCTCATCTACCCGCCGGGCCTCGTCGGGGGCGGCGTCCGGCGGAGTGGCTCCGGCCTCTCGCTGTCATCGCTGTCGCTGTCGCAGAACTCGAGCGACTCGTCGCTGAGTAGCTCTAACTCCAGCAGCTGGGAGCCCAAGGTGCCGCTGCTCTACGGCGGCACCTTCAGCCCCTGGGGTGATGTGCTCGTGTCCCTGGATAGGAGGAGgggcgaggacgacgacgacgatgacaagGTGAGCGGCCGTGATGTGGAGGGCGAGGAGTTTGAGTGCGGCAGTGAGCCCGGGAGTTTGCATAGGTGCAGCTGGATCACCAAGAATAGTG ATGAGGCGTACGTCCAGTTCCACGACGAGTCATGGGGCGTCCCGGTGTACAACGACAA CCAACTGTTCGAGCTGCTGGCGCTGTCAGGGATGCTGATAGACCACAACTGGACAGAGATCCTCAAGAGGAGGGACATGTACAT GGAAGCGTTTGCGAAATTTGACCCCAACGTGGTAGCAAAGATGGACGAGAACGACATCGCCGCGCTCAGCGCCAACAAGGAGCTCAAGCTGGCCGAGTGCAGGGTGCGGTGCGTCATAGAGAACGCAAAGTGCATAAGGAAG GTGGCGAAGGAGTTTGGGTCGTTCAGCGGGTACATCTGGGGCCACATGAACCACCGGCCGATGGTGGGCAAGTACAGGCACCACAAGTACATCCCGCTCCGGACGCCCAAGTCGGAGGCGGTGAGCAAGGACCTCATCCGGCGGGGATTCCGGCTCGTCGGCCCTGTCATCGTCTACAACTTCATGCAGGCCTCCGGCATGGTCATCGACCACCTTGTCGGCTGCTTCCGGTTCTCCGAGTGCGTCCGCCTCGCCGAGCGCTCCTGGGGAATCACCAACGTCGCCACGTAG